One Pocillopora verrucosa isolate sample1 chromosome 10, ASM3666991v2, whole genome shotgun sequence genomic window carries:
- the LOC131781401 gene encoding protein FMC1 homolog, which translates to MECQVRLVMTSQRLQVFRGILRELRHLLPFKEPVTSSLEGQYLITEFHNYSQAGEALAKKLYFDCVYYLCLLRSQRMAQMLHEKYKGVGERPVEEVASLVGFKLPKQYREPSNDSNEK; encoded by the exons ATGGAGTGTCAAGTCCGGTTGGTCATGACTTCCCAGCGGTTGCAAGTTTTTCGAGGAATACTGAGGGAGTTGCGACATCTTTTGCCatttaag GAACCTGTTACTTCAAGTTTGGAAGGCCAGTATCTGATAACAGAGTTTCATAATTATTCCCAGGCTGGAGAAGCTTTAGCAAAGAAGCTCTACTTTGATTGTGTGTATTATCTTTGCTTACTTAGAAGTCAAAGAATGGCTCAG ATGCTTCATGAAAAATACAAGGGGGTGGGGGAGAGGCCAGTGGAAGAAGTGGCAAGCTTAGTGGGTTTTAAGCTTCCAAAGCAATATCGAGAACCTTCAAatgattcaaatgaaaaatga